The DNA sequence CCGATCGATCTGCGCGCCGTATCCGCCTCCTCGGCCATGCCTTTCGTCCTCGTTTCAATTCGCTGGCAATGATAAGTGATCCCGCCTGCCCAATGTGGAAGATCATAGCGCCACGGACCCCGGCGACGCCAACAGATTTGAAATGCAAGCTTGATCCTGAACGGGTTTGCCCTCCGCGGGAGCGACGAAAACGCGCTTGCACCGGCTCGCCGTATCGGGCAAACCGGCCTTCCCTTGCGATTTTCCCGCCCGAGGTCTGAATGTCCACGACGATTTCCCCGCTTGCGCCGAAGAAATACCCCAAAATGCCAGAAATCGAAGGGGTGCGCATCGCCACCGCCGAAGCAGGGATAAAGTACAAGGGCCGCACCGACCTGCTGGCCATGGTGTTCGATGCAGGCACCGCGGTCGCCGGCGTGTTCACCAGGTCGAAATGTCCCTCGGCGCCGGTTGATTTCTGCCGCCAGAACCTTGGCTCGGGCAAGGCGCGGGTGCTGGTCGTCAATTCCGGCAACGCCAACGCCTTCACCGGGCAGAAGGGCCGCGAATCCACCGCGCTGACAGGCGAAGCGGCGGCGAAGGCCGCGGGCTGCACGGCAGGCGAGGTTTTCCTGGCCTCGACCGGCGTCATCGGCGAACCGCTCGACACGGCCAAGTTCAGCCATCTGCTCGCCGGACTGGTCAGCGACGGCAAGCCGGACCTGTGGACAGAGGCGGCAAAGGCCATCATGACCACGGATACATATCCGAAAGTGGCGACGGCGACGGTCAAGCTCGGCGACGCCGATGTCACCATCAATGGCATTTCCAAAGGCGCCGGCATGATCGCGCCCGACATGGCGACGATGCTGTCCTTCATCGCCACCGACGCGCCGATCGCGGCTCCTGTCCTGCAGGACCTGTTGTCGCGCGGCACGGCCAAGACGTTCAATGCTGTCACCGTGGACAGCGATACCTCGACCAGCGACACGCTGCTGTTGTTTGCCACCGGCAAGGCGGCAAAGCGCGGCGCGCCCGAGATCACCGATCCCAGGGACGCCCGCCTTGGCCAGTTCCGCCGGGCGCTCGGCAAGGTGCTGAAGTCGCTGGCGTTGCAGGTGGTGCGCGACGGCGAGGGCGCCCGCAAGCAGGTCGAGGTCACCGTCACCGGGGCCAAGTCGGCCCGCTCGGCCAAACGCATCGCGCTGTCGATCGCCAATTCGCCGCTGGTCAAGACGGCGGTCGCCGGCGAGGACGCCAATTGGGGCCGCGTCGTCATGGCCGTCGGCAAGGCCGGCGAGCCCGCGGATCGCGACCGGCTGTCGATCTGGTTCGGCGACAACAGGCTGGCGCATGAGGGTGAGCGCGACCCCAGCTATTCGGAAGAAAAGACCTCGGCCTATATGAAGCGCGACGACATCCGCATCCGCGCCGATATCGGCATCGGCCGCGGCAAGGCGACAGTGTGGACCTGCGATCTCACCAAGGAATATGTCGCCATCAATGGCGACTACCGGAGCTGATCGCCTTGGTTTCGCGTCATCCCGCAAGCATGCTCGCGACCGTGCGCCGCTATGAGGCGGCCGGCTTTCGCGCCTGGCCCGCGGCCGCCGTCCACTATGACGGCACCTGGGTGGTGCGCCTAACCGCCGGTCATCCGGCCAAGCGGCTGAACTCGGTCAATCCGCTCGATCCCGGCGACATCCAGCACATCGCCGACCGCATCGGCCGCGCGAGCCGCCGTTTCGACGCGTACGGCCGGCCGCTGACGTTCCGCATGTCGCCATTGTCGGGTCCCGATCTTGCCAGTCATCTCGACAAGGAGGGCTGGAGCCGGTTCGACGAATCGCTGGTCATGCGGCTGCCGCTGGCCGACGCGCAGCTCGACGCCGCCATGGACCAGATCCCGCTCAAGGACATCAGCCGCTTCATCGGCGCATTGCTCAAGGTCAGCGGATCGGACGTGTCGCTGCGGCCGGGCCTGTCGGAGATCATCGGCGCTATCCAGCCTGAAGCCGGGCTGTTCGCACTCGAGGATGGGACGGAGCCGCTGGCGACGCTGATCTGCGTGCATGACGGCGATCTGGCCGGCCTGTTCGAGGTCGCTACCGACAAGGCGGCGCGCAACAAGGGCCACGGCCGCAACCTGATCCTGTCGGCGCTGAAATGGGCGAGGCTGCGCGGCGCACGGGAAGCCTGGCTGCAGGTCGAGGCCGGCAACGCGCCGGCGCTGGCGCTCTACCGCGCGCTCGGCTTCGAGGAAGTCTATCGCTACCACTACCGCCGGCCGCCTGTTCATGGGTGAAATCGGACATGAATGATGTGCAATCCAGCGGCAAGCGCCTGCTTCTGGTCGCCGCTTGCGCGCTGGTCGATGCCGATGGTCGGGTGCTGCTGGCGCAGCGGCCGCAAGGCAAGCAACTCGCCGGCCTGTGGGAGTTTCCCGGCGGCAAGGTCGAGCCGGGCGAGACGCCGGAACAATGCCTTATCCGTGAACTGCAGGAGGAGATCGGTATCGAGACCGAGATCCCATGCCTGGCGCCGCTGACCTTCGCCAGCCATTCCTATGACGACTTCCACTTGCTGATGCCGCTTTTTGTCTGCCGCCGCTTCCGCGGCATCGCCCAGCCGAGGGAAGGGCAGGCGCTGAAATGGGTGCGGCCCAAACAGATGCGCGACTATCCGATGCCGCCGGCCGATGCGCCACTGATCCCCTTCCTGATCGATCTCCTTTGAGGATTTGATTGGACCACCGTCCATATCAGCCAGCGTTAATGGAAGATTTATCTCATCATGAAAAATTGATGCATGGCCGTTTTTCGTGCGGCCGCCGCCATTTCGCTGGGGAGCGATAGAATGAGCCTGGACAGGGATTGGGATTCGATCCGGCCCGAGCGCGGCTTTCGTGTCGCTGATGCGGGCATGGGCGTCCTGCGCCTCACGCTGCTGTTCGGATCGGCCGCCGTGGCGCTGGCGTTGATCGCGACCCCTTTCCTCGACAGCCAGGCGCGTTCGCAAACGGCCCGCGACGGTTTCCCCGGCCTGGACATGACGGCTACCGGTTCGATCAGCCATCGCAGCACCTATACGGTACGCCGCAGCGTGCTGCAGGCCGATCCGGGAGGCGTCTGCATTATCCGTTCCGATGGCAAAAGCAGTGGCGACTGCTGACAAGGCCAGGACATTTCCGACGGTCGGCGACTTCACCGCCTGTTAAGCCTTTGCCGTTAACCTTTCTTAACAGATCCGCGGTAAAAGTTTCGGCAACGGGGATCGAGGTCATGAAAACAGTGCTGGTGCGTTTTCTGGAGGACGAAAACGGCGCCACGGTCGTCGAATACGGTCTGATCATTGCCGTGCTATCGTTGACGATCATCGGCGGTATCGGCCAGGTCTTCAACTCGCTGACCTGGCTGTTCAGCGACAACTCCAGCAGGCTTGCCAACGCCTTTGCGCAATGAGGCTGGTGCCTGCGAATAGGTCAATGCCCATCAGGTCCCTCCAGTATAGTCTTCAGCGAAACCTTGGCTGAACCGGGTTTCAGCGGCTTTTGCTGCGATGCATCGGGCGCCCAGCCGGACATCCAGACCGTCGAGAAGCTTGCCCTGATACGACCGTCGGGGTCGGAAAAGCGTTCGGCGTAGATTTCCGCGGCGCGGGCAAACAGCTGGCGCGTGCCCGGCCGCCGGCTGCGATCGGCCAGCGCGTTGGTTTCGCCCATGGCACGCAGATCCGCCATCAGGGCAAACGGGTTGGCATAGCGCACCGTCACCGTCTCGACGTCGGCGACCGGCAGCGCGAAACCGGCGCGCTGCAGCAACGCACCGGCATCGCGTACGTCGGTGAAGGGGATGACGCGAGGGCTGACGCCGCCGTAGAGCTCTGTCTCGGCGGCAAGCAGGCTTTCGCGCAGTTCCGCAAGCGTGCCGGCGCCTGCGAAAGCGCCGAGGAAAAGTCCGTCCGGCCGCAGCGCGCGACGGACCTGGATCAACATGCCCGGGATGTCGTTCATCGCCTGCAGTGACAAAAGCGATACCACCAGATCAAGACTTTGCGGCTCGAACGGGACGGTCTCCGGCGGTGCAATCAGCCCGGCGGCACCGTTCAGGAAAGCCGCGGCCGTCTCGACACGGGCGAGATCCGCCACCTTGCCGCTCCGCGCAAGGACATCGGCCGCGGCCGATGTCTGGCAAAACAGCACCGCCGCCTTGGCGAACTTTCGCTCGACGGCGCCCAGCCGGTCGGCGAGATCCTCGGCGGCACGGCGCATGAGGAAGTCGGCGCCGTCAACCGGGCGGATGAGCGCGCGCCGCTTGTGCGCCAGCCACAGAGAGGTGTCCATTATAGGCTGCAAGGGATTGATCCTTGTATGTCGGCGCCTTGATGTGATTGGTATTGGTGGCGCCGAGGAACCAATCACGTGGCCGATCCGATGCCCAAGATCAAGTCCGTCGAGATCAGGAAGCTGGCCGGGTCTGCTGCACGGTCGGCTCTGGGCTGGCCGGCGCGCATCCTGTTTCCGCCGGTCTGCGCCGGTTGCCGCCGGCAGGTCTCGCAGCCCGGTGTGTTGTGCGGCGGCTGCTGGCCGAAGCTGCGGCTGCTGGAGCGGCCCTGGTGTCCGGTGATGGGCACGCCGTTCACCCATCACATGGGCGATGGTTTTCTGTCGGCGGAGGCGATCGCGGATCCGCCTCCCTTCGAACGGGCACGGGCCGCGGTCGTCTACTCCGGCGTTGCCCGCCAGATGGTGCAAGGGCTGAAATACCAGGACCGCACGGATCTCGCACCCTGGATGGCGCGCTGGATGGTTCGTGTGGGCGCCGAGCTCATCGCCGACGCGGATGTGGTGGTACCGGTGCCGCTGCATTGGCGCCGTTTTTTCAGGCGGCGGTTCAATCAATCGGCGGAACTGGCGCGCGCGGTTTGCGAGCTCAGCGGGCTGCCTTTCTCGCCCTCCGCCATGCGGCGCGTGAAACTCACCCGCCAGCAGGTCGGACTGGAGCGGCAGGAGCGCGAGGAAAACGTACGCGCCGCCTTTCGCGTGCCGGCAGAGGCCGAGATCGAGATTGCCGGCCGCAGGGTGCTTCTGATCGACGATGTCTACACCACCGGCGCCACCGTGCGTGCCGCCACCAAGGCGCTGAAAAGGGGAGGTGCGGCCGCCGTCGACGTGCTGACCTTTGCCCGTGTGTTGCCGGGGGACTTCCGGGCGGACGAGTCCGTGACTATATAAGTCGGCAACGGAAGCGGAATTCGTCATGGTCGATGTCACGATCTATACGCGCATGATGTGCGGCTACTGCACGGCGGCCAAGCGGTTGCTGGAGCGCAAAGGCGTCGCCTATACCGAGCACGACGCTTCCTTCTCCCCGGAACTGCGCCAGGAGATGATGTTGCGGGCCCACGGGCGCACGACCTTTCCGCAGATTTTCATAGGCGACACACATGTCGGTGGCTGCGACGACCTCCATGATCTGGAGGCAGAAGGCCGACTGGACAAACTGCTCGCCAACGGCTCGTCGATTTGAGGGGTATGACAATGGGTGTTTTCAAGACGGCGGGTGTTTTCAAGGCGGCGGCAGTGCAGATGCGTTCAGGCGAGAGCCCCGAGCGCAATGCGGCCGATATGGAGCGGCTGGTGCGCGAGGCCGCGGGCCAGGGCGCGATCTATATCCAGACGCCGGAGATGACCGGCGCATTGATCCGCGACAAGGAAGCGCGTGCCGCCTCCTTCACCTCGCAGGACAAGGACATCGTTGTCGCAACCGCGCGGAAGCTCGCCAGTGAGCTCGGCATCTTCCTGCACGTTGGCTCGACCGCAATACTGCGCGCCGACGGCAAGCTCGCCAACCGCGCGCTCCTGTTCGGACCCGATGGCGCGACGCTCGCCACCTACGACAAGATCCACATGTTCGACGTCGACCTCGATAACGGCGAAAGCTGGCGCGAATCCGCCGCCTATGAGCCGGGGACCGAAGCCGTCGTTATTCCGATCAACGATGCGAAACTAGGCTTTGCCGTCTGCTACGACCTGCGTTTTCCGCAATTGTTCCGTGCCGAAGCGATGGCCGGCGCCGAGGTGCTGACCGTGCCCGCGGCCTTCACCCGCCAGACCGGCGAAGCGCATTGGCATGTGCTGCTCAGGGCACGCGCCATTGAGAACGGCGCCTATGTCGTCGCCGCCGCGCAAGGCGGCCTGCACGAGGACGGCCGCGAGACCTATGGGCATTCGCTGATCGTCGATCCGTGGGGCCGCATCATCGCCGAAGCCGCGCATGACGAGCCAGCGGTGATTGTCGCGGAGATCGACCCGGCGCAGTCGCTTGCCGCGCGCAAGAAGATCCCCAATCTCAGGAATGCGCGGGATTTCACCATCAATACCGGCGAGGGGCCGCGTCTCAGGGGCGCCGCATCTTGATCCGCTTTTCCCTGATCTGCGAAAACGAGCATGAGTTCGAGGGTTGGTTTCGCAGCAATGACGATTTCGACACGCAGAAGAAGCGCGGTTTTGTCGATTGCCCCAGCTGCGGCTCGCACAAGGTCGAGAAGGCGCTGATGGCCCCGGCCGTTTCCACGGCCCGCAAGCAGGAAACCATAGCGCTTGCCATGGGCGAGGCGCAGAAGCAGGCGCTGGCGCAGCTGAAGGCGATGGCCGAGAAGGTGCGTGAAAACGCCGACTATGTCGGCGACAAGTTCGCCGAGGAAGCGCGCAAGATCCATTTCGGCGAAACCGATGCGCGCGGCATCTATGGCGAGGCGACGCTGGAAGAGGCCAAGAGCCTGGCCGAGGACGGCGTCGAGTTCATGCCGATCCCGGTGTTTCCGGACGACCGGAACTGAGCGATCAGCTCACGCTGCCGATCAATTTTTCCAGCAGGTGCGAAAGCGTTTCCCGTTCGGTCTGTGTCAGGCCGGATAGGATCTGATGCTCGTTCGCCACATGGGCTGCAACGGCCTCGTCGATCAAGGCGAGCCCCTTTTCGGTCAGCCGCACGACGATGCCGCGCCGATCGTTGGGGTGCGGTGCACGCAGGATCAATCCGGCCTTTTCCAACCGGTCGAGCCGGTTGGTCATGGCGCCTGATGTCACCATCGTCGCTTCATAGAGAGCGGTCGGCGTCAGCGCGTAAGGCGAGCCGGAGCGGCGCAGCGTCGCCAATACATCGAACTCTCCCGCCTGCAGTCCGAAACGGGCGAACAGCGGGGCGAGGCGATCGCGTGCTATCAGCGAGGAGACCTCATTCAGACGCCCGATCACGGCCATCGGCGATACATCCAGGTCCGGCCGTTCCCGCTGCCATTGCTCGATGGCTTTCCCAGCGCGGTCCATCTATCTCACCATAGTGTATCTTGACGTTAAGAATCTTTCCATTATCTTATCTCAATATTCAACGCCGGCCAAGAGGCTGTGCCACCCATAGGGTTCCATCATGAAATATCTCTGGGATTCGGCGCTCGGCCTGCTGGTTGTCACCGGCGGCCTGCTGGGCCTGACGCTGCCCTTCGGCAAGCTCGCCACGGCGGCCGGCGTGCCAGCCATGGTCTGGGCCTTTGTCATCTCGCTCGGCGCTGGCGGCGTGCTTTTGGGCGTGCTCCTGGCGCGTGGTCAGCGCATCCGGCTCACCCCGCACAAACTGCGCTATTTCTTCGTCACCGCGGCAGTGTCCTATGCCGTCCCCAATCTCCTGATGTTTTCGGCCATTCCGCATCTGGGCGCCGGCTACACCGGCATCATGTTCACGCTGTCGCCGGTGATCACATTGGTGTTTTCGATCCTGCTCGGCGTCCGGCGCCCCAACCTGCTGGGCGTATCAGGCATCGCCGTCGGCTTCGTCGGCGCCGTCATGGTGGCGGTGACGCGCGGCGAGGCCGGCCAGCCGGCCGATCTGTTCTGGGTGATGATGGGACTGCTGATCCCGGTCAGCCTTGCCGCCGGCAACATCTACCGCACCATCGACTGGCCGGAAGGAACCGGTCCCATCGAACTCGCGGTCGGCAGCCATCTGGCGTCCGCGGCGATGCTGCTCGTCGGCATCCTGACCTTGCTCGGAGGCAAGGCCTTCGTCCAGCTTGGCGCCGTGCCGCTCATCGTCTTGGCGCAGATGGCCTCGGCATCGGCGATGTTTGCTTTCTTCTTCCGGCTGCAGGCGGTTGGCGGTCCGGTCTATCTCAGCCAGATCGGCTATGTCGCGGCAGCGGTCGGGCTGTTTGCCGGCACGATCTTCCTTGGTGAACACTATCAACTGCTGACCTGGGTCGGCGCCGTCATCATCACCGCGGGCGTGTTCATCACCACCAAGGCGCAGAGCCAAAAAGCCTGACGGCTTCGAGGCTCACGTCGCACTGCCGTCAGCGTCACCGCCGGGCTCCGGCCTCGGCTGGCCGAGGATTGGCTGTCAGACCGATTCCTTTTCCGCCAGCACCATGTAGTTGACGTCCATGTCCTTCGACCGCGCCCAGCGGTCGGCAAGCGGATTGTAGGAGACGCCGGTGCGGTCGATGATGGTCAGGCCGGCGCCGCGCAGCGCCTTTTCCAGCTCTTCCGGGCGCACCAGCTTGCCGAATTGGTGGGTGCCGCGCGGCAGCCAGCGCAACACATATTCGGCGCCGATGATGGCGAGGCCGAGCGCCTTGAGCGTGCGGTTGATAGTGGCCACGAACATGATGCCGCCGGGTTTGACCATCTCGCCGCATTTGGCGACGAACAGGTCGATATCGGCGACATGTTCGACCACTTCCATGTTGAGGATGACATCGAATTTTTCACCGGCCTCGGCGAGATCTTCCGCCGTCGTGGCACGATAGTCGACGCTGACATTGCCCTCGGCGGCATGCAGTTTCGCCACTTCGATGTTTGTTTCGGACGCGTCCGCTCCGACCACCTCGGCACCGAGCCGCGCCATCGGCTCGCACAAAAGGCCACCGCCGCAGCCGATGTCGAGGATGCGCAGGCCCTCGAACGGCCGCGCTGCCCGTGGGTCGCGGCCGAAGCGCGCCGCGATCTGGTCGCGGATATAGGAAAGCCGGACCGGATTGAATTTGTGCAGCGGACGAAACTTGCCGTTCGGGTTCCACCATTCGGCGGCAAGGGCGGAAAAGCGTTCCACCTCTCCGGCATCGATCGTCGATCGTCGGGGCTCAGGCATCGGTTGGTCTCCTCGGACGCTACAGCGCCGCGCGTCCTTCGGACGCGCAAAGGACGCTGTAGCACTTTGATTCTGCGCATGATCCTTTCCGAAATCGAAGTCGATTTCGGGGTCATGCGCTAGGAAGTCGGGCGTGAGGCATCGAATGTCAAGGCAACATTTTCCTCTGCTGACAAAGTGGCTGGGCGATCAAAGGCCCGGCTTATTTCGTGTCCAGAACATCCCGCAGCTTGGCCGCCAGCTGCTCGATGGTGAACGGCTTGGCCAGGAAGTGCACGTCATGATCGAGCATGCCGTTGTGGACCACGGCATTCCTGGTGAAGCCGGTGGTGAAGACCACTTTCAGCTCGGGCTGGCGCGCGAGCGCTTCCTCGGCGAGCTTGCGGCCGTTCATCACCGGCATGACGATGTCGGTGAAAAGCAGGGCGATGCCTGGTGTCGCGGCGAGCTTCTGAAGGGCCTCCGGTCCGCTTCCCGCATGGATGACGATGTAGCCGAGTTCGCGCATGACACCCGTCGTGGAGGCCCGCACGCGGGGGTCATCCTCGACGACGAGGATCGTCTCGGTGACCTTGGCGGCGCTCTTGTCGCGCCCGACGGGCGCTGCCGGCTCCTCGGCTCCGAAAAACCGGGGCAGGTAGATCTTGATCGTCGTGCCTTCGCCGGGCTCGGAGTAGATCTTGACGTGGCCGCCCGATTGTTTGACGAAGCCGAACACTTGGCTCAGCCCAAGTCCCGTGCCCTTGTTGACCGGCTTGGTCGTGAAGAAGGGTTCGAAGGCCCTGGCGATGGTCTCGGGCGACATGCCGGCGCCGGTGTCGGTTACCGCGATCATCACATATTGGCCAGGCGTGACTTCGGCGTGCGTCGATGCATAGCCGTCGTCGAGGTGGCTGTTGACAGTCTCGATGGTCAGCTTGCCCTCATTGTCCATGGCGTCGCGGGAATTGACGGCCAGATTGAGGATCGCGTTCTCGATCTGGCTGGGATCGGCGTGGGTTTTCCACAGGCCGCCCGCTAATACTGTCTCGATGCGGATGCCTTCACCCAAGGTGCGGCGCAGAAGATCGGACATGCCGGTCAACAGCCCGTTGATGTCGACAACCTGCGGCGCCAGAGGCTGCAGGCGGGAGAAGGCAAGCAGGCGGGAGGTCAGGTTGGCGGCACGGCTCGCCGCGTCGGTCGCGGCCTCGACGAGTTTTTCGATGTCATGCTCGCCCCGCTTCAGCTTGCGCTGGGCAAGGTTCATGGCGCTGAGGATCACCGCCAGCATGTTGTTGAAGTCGTGGGCGATGCCGCCTGTCAGCTGTCCGACAGCCTCCATCTTCTGCATCTGGCGTATCTGGGATTCGGCGTTTTCACGCGTCTGGATCTCGTTGCCGAGTTCGATGTTCTTGCGCATCAGCTCTTGCTGGGCGACGACCACCTCGTGGAAGCGGCGACGGGATTGACGTATGGTGTAGGCGGCCAGCAGGAAAATCGCCAGCAACGCGGCCAATGAGCCGATCCGCAGCCAGGCCTCGACCCGGTCGGTACGCTCGTCGCGCGCGGCCACCGCGGCGGCGCCGATGCGTCGGATTGTGTCCATGCTGGCCCGCATCTCGTCCATGGCGGCCTTGCCCTGGCCACTGCGGACCAGTTGCAGGGCCTTTGCCGCATCGCCTCGCTCGTAGAGAGCTATGGTTTCGGCCAGGTCGGCCTGCTGTCGAGAAAGCGCGTCCTTGATGTGGCCGATCTGCTGGGCGATCTGGTCGTCGGGAGCGGTCGCGCTGTCGACCCGCGCCAATTGCCCCGGAATTGCCTCGACGGCCTTCCGGTAAGGCTCCAGATAGGATTTTTCACCGGTCAGCAGGTAGCCGCGCTGACCACTCTGGGCCTCCTGCGCCAATGAAAGCAGCCCGGAAAGCTGCTCCTGGTACTCGATTGTCTCACGTGCGGCGGCACGACTGGCCCTTTGGCTCTCGACGAGCACTGCACGGGTGCCGACGATCAGTGCCAGCACCGCAAAGCCCGCGACAAGCGGGAGCGATTGCAATCGCATGGCGCGCCGAAGCCGAGCAATCATCCGTTATGCCGAACCAAAAGCAATTTCCCGCAGGCAGCATTTGGTAAGCGGCGCCGGCCCGGAAGGCAATATGTCGTGCTGTTACGCAATCCGCCGTCAGCCTTGCGAAACCTTCCTCATTTGGCTATGGAGGCCGCGCATTCAGTGGCCGGCGGCAGCCGGACGCTGTTCTTCCATTTTCGGCCGCGGGCCGGCTCCAGTCAAAGGCATTTCGCTTCCATGGCGCGTATCGTGATGAAATTCGGCGGGACCTCCGTCGCCGACATCGCTCGCATCCGCAACGTGGCACGTCACGTCAAACGCGAGGTCGACGCCGGTCACGAAGTGGCTGTGGTGGTTTCGGCGATGGCCGGCAAGACCAACGAGCTGGTCGGCTGGACCCGCGAGGCCTCACCGATGCACGATGCACGCGAATATGACGCGGTCGTCGCTTCCGGCGAACAGGTCACGGCTGGCCTTCTCGCCATCACCCTGCAGAACATGGGCGTGCATGCGCGCTCCTGGCAGGGCTGGCAGATTCCGATCAAGACCGACAACGCGCATGGCGCGGCGCGCATCCTCGACATCGACGGCGCCTTCCTGGTCAAGCGCTTCGGCGAAGGCCAGGTGGCTGTCATCGCCGGTTTCCAGGGCATCGGGCCGGACAACCGCATCGCGACACTCGGACGTGGCGGCTCCGATACCAGCGCCGTGGCGATCGCCGCCGCGGTCAAGGCCGACCGCTGCGACATCTACACCGACGTCGATGGGGTCTACACCACCGACCCGCGCATCGAGCCCAAAGCGCGGCGGCTGGCCAAGATATCGTTCGAGGAAATGCTTGAAATGGCCTCGCTCGGCGCCAAGGTTCTGCAGGTGCGTTCGGTCGAGCTTGCCATGGTGCACAGGGTGCGTACCTTCGTGCGGTCGTCCTTCGACGATCCCGATGCGCCCGGAATGGGGGATTTGCTCAATCCTCCGGGAACGCTCATTTGCGACGAGGAAGAGATCGTGGAACAGCAGGTCGTCACCGGAATTGCCTATGCCAAGGACGAGGCCCAGATTTCGCTGCGCCGCGTCGGCGACCGGCCGGGCGTCGCCGCCGGCATTTTCGGACCGCTGGCCGAGGCCAACATCAATGTCGACATGATCGTCCAGAACATTTCCGAGGACGGCAAGCTGACCGACATGACCTTCACCGTGCCGTCGGGCGATGTGGACAAGGCGCTGGCCGTGCTCGATCGGCTGAAAGCCGAGATCGGCTACGATGTCGTGCAGTCGGAAGCCGGCATGTCGAAGGTCTCGGTCATCGGCATCGGCATGCGGAGCCATGCCGGCGTCGCCGCCACCGCCTTCAAGGCGCTGGCCGACAAGGCGATCAACATCCGCGCCATCACCACCTCCGAGATCAAGATTTCGATACTGATCGACGGTCCCTATACGGAACTTGCGGTTCGCACTTTG is a window from the Mesorhizobium australicum WSM2073 genome containing:
- a CDS encoding aspartate kinase, with amino-acid sequence MARIVMKFGGTSVADIARIRNVARHVKREVDAGHEVAVVVSAMAGKTNELVGWTREASPMHDAREYDAVVASGEQVTAGLLAITLQNMGVHARSWQGWQIPIKTDNAHGAARILDIDGAFLVKRFGEGQVAVIAGFQGIGPDNRIATLGRGGSDTSAVAIAAAVKADRCDIYTDVDGVYTTDPRIEPKARRLAKISFEEMLEMASLGAKVLQVRSVELAMVHRVRTFVRSSFDDPDAPGMGDLLNPPGTLICDEEEIVEQQVVTGIAYAKDEAQISLRRVGDRPGVAAGIFGPLAEANINVDMIVQNISEDGKLTDMTFTVPSGDVDKALAVLDRLKAEIGYDVVQSEAGMSKVSVIGIGMRSHAGVAATAFKALADKAINIRAITTSEIKISILIDGPYTELAVRTLHSVYGLDKQ
- the ubiG gene encoding bifunctional 2-polyprenyl-6-hydroxyphenol methylase/3-demethylubiquinol 3-O-methyltransferase UbiG, with the translated sequence MPEPRRSTIDAGEVERFSALAAEWWNPNGKFRPLHKFNPVRLSYIRDQIAARFGRDPRAARPFEGLRILDIGCGGGLLCEPMARLGAEVVGADASETNIEVAKLHAAEGNVSVDYRATTAEDLAEAGEKFDVILNMEVVEHVADIDLFVAKCGEMVKPGGIMFVATINRTLKALGLAIIGAEYVLRWLPRGTHQFGKLVRPEELEKALRGAGLTIIDRTGVSYNPLADRWARSKDMDVNYMVLAEKESV
- a CDS encoding CHASE3 domain-containing protein, whose amino-acid sequence is MRLQSLPLVAGFAVLALIVGTRAVLVESQRASRAAARETIEYQEQLSGLLSLAQEAQSGQRGYLLTGEKSYLEPYRKAVEAIPGQLARVDSATAPDDQIAQQIGHIKDALSRQQADLAETIALYERGDAAKALQLVRSGQGKAAMDEMRASMDTIRRIGAAAVAARDERTDRVEAWLRIGSLAALLAIFLLAAYTIRQSRRRFHEVVVAQQELMRKNIELGNEIQTRENAESQIRQMQKMEAVGQLTGGIAHDFNNMLAVILSAMNLAQRKLKRGEHDIEKLVEAATDAASRAANLTSRLLAFSRLQPLAPQVVDINGLLTGMSDLLRRTLGEGIRIETVLAGGLWKTHADPSQIENAILNLAVNSRDAMDNEGKLTIETVNSHLDDGYASTHAEVTPGQYVMIAVTDTGAGMSPETIARAFEPFFTTKPVNKGTGLGLSQVFGFVKQSGGHVKIYSEPGEGTTIKIYLPRFFGAEEPAAPVGRDKSAAKVTETILVVEDDPRVRASTTGVMRELGYIVIHAGSGPEALQKLAATPGIALLFTDIVMPVMNGRKLAEEALARQPELKVVFTTGFTRNAVVHNGMLDHDVHFLAKPFTIEQLAAKLRDVLDTK